One part of the Aquila chrysaetos chrysaetos chromosome 26, bAquChr1.4, whole genome shotgun sequence genome encodes these proteins:
- the MYF6 gene encoding myogenic factor 6 isoform X1 — MMMDLFETGSYFFYLDGENGALQQLEMAEGSPLYPGSDGTLSPCQDQMPPEAGSDSSGEEHVLAPPGLQPPHCPGQCLIWACKTCKRKSAPTDRRKAATLRERRRLKKINEAFEALKRRTVANPNQRLPKVEILRSAISYIERLQDLLHRLDQQEKMQEIGGDPFTFSPKQGNIPGSDFLSTCSSDWQSVSDHSRALGASPKEAGGSIVESSASSSLRCLSSIVDSISSDEPKLPGAEEVVEK, encoded by the exons ATGATGATGGACCTTTTTGAAACCGGCTCCTATTTCTTCTACTTGGACGGGGAGAATggagccctgcagcagctggagatggCCGAGGGATCCCCGCTGTACCCAGGCAGCGACGGCACCCTGTCGCCCTGTCAGGACCAAATGCCGCCGGAGGCCGGCAGCGACAGCAGCGGAGAGGAGCATGTGCTGGCACCCCCGGGACTACAACCCCCTCACTGCCCCGGCCAGTGTTTGATCTGGGCTTGTAAAACTTGCAAGAGAAAGTCGGCCCCCACGGACAGACGGAAAGCGGCCACGCTGcgggagaggaggaggctgaagaaGATCAACGAAGCCTTCGAGGCTCTGAAAAGGCGGACTGTGGCGAACCCCAACCAGCGGCTGCCCAAGGTGGAGATCCTGAGGAGCGCCATCAGCTACATCGAGAGGCTGCAGGACCTCTTGCACAGGCTGGATcagcaggagaaaatgcagGAGATCGGGGGGGACCCCTTCACCTTCAGCCCCAAGCAGGGAAAC ATCCCCGGCTCAGACTTCCTGAGCACCTGCAGCTCCGACTGGCAAAGCGTTTCCGACCATTCCCGGGCCCTAGGAGCCAGCCCCAAGGAAG CAGGAGGCTCCATCGTCGAGTCGTCGGCCTCCAGCAGCCTTCGCTGTCTCTCTTCCATAGTGGACAGTATTTCTTCCGACGAGCCCAAACTGCCCGGCGCGGAGGAAGTGGTGGAGAAATAA
- the MYF6 gene encoding myogenic factor 6 isoform X2 — translation MMMDLFETGSYFFYLDGENGALQQLEMAEGSPLYPGSDGTLSPCQDQMPPEAGSDSSGEEHVLAPPGLQPPHCPGQCLIWACKTCKRKSAPTDRRKAATLRERRRLKKINEAFEALKRRTVANPNQRLPKVEILRSAISYIERLQDLLHRLDQQEKMQEIGGDPFTFSPKQGNIPGSDFLSTCSSDWQSVSDHSRALGASPKEGGSIVESSASSSLRCLSSIVDSISSDEPKLPGAEEVVEK, via the exons ATGATGATGGACCTTTTTGAAACCGGCTCCTATTTCTTCTACTTGGACGGGGAGAATggagccctgcagcagctggagatggCCGAGGGATCCCCGCTGTACCCAGGCAGCGACGGCACCCTGTCGCCCTGTCAGGACCAAATGCCGCCGGAGGCCGGCAGCGACAGCAGCGGAGAGGAGCATGTGCTGGCACCCCCGGGACTACAACCCCCTCACTGCCCCGGCCAGTGTTTGATCTGGGCTTGTAAAACTTGCAAGAGAAAGTCGGCCCCCACGGACAGACGGAAAGCGGCCACGCTGcgggagaggaggaggctgaagaaGATCAACGAAGCCTTCGAGGCTCTGAAAAGGCGGACTGTGGCGAACCCCAACCAGCGGCTGCCCAAGGTGGAGATCCTGAGGAGCGCCATCAGCTACATCGAGAGGCTGCAGGACCTCTTGCACAGGCTGGATcagcaggagaaaatgcagGAGATCGGGGGGGACCCCTTCACCTTCAGCCCCAAGCAGGGAAAC ATCCCCGGCTCAGACTTCCTGAGCACCTGCAGCTCCGACTGGCAAAGCGTTTCCGACCATTCCCGGGCCCTAGGAGCCAGCCCCAAGGAAG GAGGCTCCATCGTCGAGTCGTCGGCCTCCAGCAGCCTTCGCTGTCTCTCTTCCATAGTGGACAGTATTTCTTCCGACGAGCCCAAACTGCCCGGCGCGGAGGAAGTGGTGGAGAAATAA